A single Leptolyngbya ohadii IS1 DNA region contains:
- the acnB gene encoding bifunctional aconitate hydratase 2/2-methylisocitrate dehydratase, with protein MLEAYRSQVAERSALGIPPLPLDAEQTSGLCELLKNPPAGEEAFLLSLLRDRVPPGVDQAAYVKAGFLTGVAKGEISSPLVSALDAVELLGTMMGGYNVQSLIDLLQVEDESIARAAAAALSKILLVYDAFHDVQELAEQGNSYAQQVMNSWANADWFTNRPELAESITVTVFKVPGETNTDDLSPATHATTRPDIPLHALAMLETRQPGSLETIAQLKQKGHPVAYVGDVVGTGSSRKSAINSVLWHIGQDIPFVPNKRSGGYVLGGKIAPIFFNTAEDSGALPIECDVSRMETGDVVTIYPYKGEIQNELGEVISTFKLKPDTILDEVRAGGRIPLLIGRTLTDKARVALGLSVSDRFIRPAQPEDTGKGYTLAQKMVGKACGLEGVRPGTSCEPIMTTVGSQDTTGPMTRDELKELACLGFSADLVMQSFCHTAAYPKPVDIKTHKDLPDFITQRGGVSLRPGDGIIHSWLNRMLLPDTVGTGGDSHTRFPLGISFPAGSGLVAFAAALGAMPLDMPESVLVRFKGQLQPGVTLRDIVNAIPYVAIQEGKLTVEKQNKKNVFSGRIMEMEGLPNLKLEQAFELTDATAERSCAGSTIALSTETVAEYLRSNVALLKNMAARGYGDARTILRRVAKMEQWLANPSLMEADKDAEYADVIEVDLDQIKEPIVAAPNDPDNIKLMSECAGDPIHEVFIGSCMTNIGHYRAAAKILEGETAIKVRLWIAPPTRMDEKQLREEGVYDIFNAVNARTEMPGCSLCMGNQARVEDGVTVFSTSTRNFNNRMGKDAKVYLGSAELAAVCALLGRIPTVEEYMAIVTEKLDPFAADLYRYLNFDQIAGFEDEGRVIPLEEMPRIEDILGMPTAAG; from the coding sequence ATGCTTGAAGCGTATCGGAGTCAAGTTGCAGAGCGATCGGCGTTAGGAATTCCGCCACTGCCGCTAGATGCGGAACAAACCTCTGGTCTTTGTGAGCTTTTGAAAAATCCTCCGGCAGGTGAGGAAGCCTTTTTGCTGAGCTTGTTGCGCGATCGGGTTCCGCCGGGGGTGGATCAGGCAGCTTATGTGAAGGCAGGCTTTCTGACGGGGGTGGCGAAGGGCGAAATTTCCAGTCCGCTGGTGTCTGCCCTGGATGCGGTAGAGCTATTGGGCACGATGATGGGCGGTTACAACGTCCAGTCGCTGATCGATTTGCTGCAAGTTGAAGATGAGTCGATCGCCCGTGCAGCGGCAGCCGCTTTAAGCAAAATCCTGCTGGTTTACGATGCGTTTCACGATGTTCAGGAACTTGCGGAACAAGGCAACAGCTACGCTCAGCAGGTGATGAACTCCTGGGCAAATGCCGACTGGTTTACCAACCGTCCCGAACTGGCAGAATCGATTACGGTGACGGTGTTCAAGGTTCCGGGCGAAACGAATACCGATGATCTGTCTCCCGCGACCCATGCTACAACCCGTCCCGATATTCCGCTCCATGCCCTGGCAATGCTGGAAACCCGTCAACCGGGAAGCCTGGAGACGATCGCCCAACTGAAACAAAAAGGTCATCCCGTAGCGTATGTGGGAGACGTGGTAGGAACCGGATCTTCTCGTAAGTCCGCCATCAACTCCGTGCTGTGGCACATCGGACAGGACATTCCCTTCGTACCGAACAAGCGATCGGGCGGATACGTACTGGGTGGCAAGATTGCGCCGATTTTCTTCAATACGGCTGAAGATTCCGGTGCGCTGCCGATCGAGTGCGATGTGTCCCGCATGGAGACCGGGGATGTGGTCACGATCTATCCCTACAAAGGCGAAATTCAAAACGAGTTGGGCGAAGTCATTTCCACCTTCAAACTCAAGCCGGATACGATTCTGGACGAAGTGCGGGCAGGCGGACGGATTCCCCTGCTGATTGGTCGGACTCTGACGGATAAGGCACGGGTGGCGTTGGGGCTGTCGGTGAGCGATCGGTTTATTCGTCCTGCCCAACCGGAAGATACGGGTAAAGGCTACACCCTGGCACAAAAGATGGTCGGAAAAGCCTGCGGTCTGGAGGGTGTGCGTCCGGGAACTTCCTGTGAGCCGATCATGACCACCGTGGGATCGCAGGACACTACGGGACCCATGACCCGCGATGAGCTGAAAGAATTAGCTTGTCTGGGCTTCAGCGCCGATCTGGTGATGCAAAGCTTTTGTCACACCGCAGCCTATCCCAAGCCCGTAGACATTAAGACCCACAAGGATCTGCCGGACTTCATTACCCAGCGGGGCGGCGTTTCCCTGCGTCCGGGCGATGGCATCATTCACTCCTGGCTGAACCGGATGCTGCTTCCCGATACGGTGGGGACAGGCGGCGACTCCCATACTCGTTTCCCGCTCGGGATTTCCTTCCCCGCAGGTTCAGGGCTGGTGGCGTTTGCGGCGGCGTTGGGCGCGATGCCTCTGGATATGCCGGAATCCGTGCTGGTGCGGTTCAAGGGTCAACTTCAGCCCGGAGTCACCCTGCGCGATATTGTGAACGCGATTCCCTACGTGGCAATCCAGGAAGGCAAACTCACCGTCGAGAAGCAGAACAAAAAGAACGTCTTCTCCGGGCGGATCATGGAAATGGAAGGACTGCCCAATCTGAAACTGGAGCAGGCTTTTGAGTTAACGGATGCGACGGCAGAGCGATCCTGTGCGGGTTCCACGATCGCCCTCAGCACCGAGACCGTAGCGGAATATCTGCGATCGAACGTTGCCCTACTGAAAAACATGGCGGCACGGGGCTATGGCGATGCCCGGACGATTCTGCGGCGCGTGGCGAAGATGGAACAATGGCTGGCAAATCCCTCGCTGATGGAAGCCGATAAGGATGCCGAATACGCCGATGTGATCGAGGTCGATCTGGATCAGATCAAGGAACCGATCGTCGCAGCTCCCAACGACCCGGACAACATTAAACTGATGTCTGAATGTGCAGGCGACCCGATCCATGAGGTGTTTATCGGCTCCTGCATGACCAACATCGGTCACTATCGCGCCGCCGCCAAGATCCTCGAAGGAGAAACCGCAATCAAGGTTCGCCTCTGGATCGCCCCGCCCACCCGCATGGACGAAAAGCAGCTCCGCGAAGAAGGCGTTTACGATATCTTCAATGCCGTGAATGCCCGAACCGAAATGCCCGGATGCTCTCTCTGTATGGGCAACCAGGCGCGGGTAGAGGATGGCGTAACGGTCTTCTCGACTTCGACGCGCAACTTCAACAACCGCATGGGCAAGGATGCCAAAGTCTACCTCGGCTCAGCGGAACTGGCGGCAGTCTGTGCCCTCCTGGGTCGGATTCCTACGGTTGAAGAGTATATGGCGATCGTCACCGAAAAACTCGATCCCTTCGCGGCAGACCTGTATCGCTACCTCAACTTCGACCAGATCGCTGGATTCGAGGATGAGGGTCGGGTGATTCCGCTGGAGGAAATGCCTCGAATTGAGGACATCCTGGGAATGCCCACGGCGGCGGGCTAA
- a CDS encoding Uma2 family endonuclease has translation MVQLQPRLLNVRKFIDYYGDNPQYELIDGELIDLEPTGIHEQVAAFIGRKLNVAIDQQNVPFLIPHRCLVKLLATETAFRPDVIVLDQTQLAQEPLWQQEPTICRGASIKLIVEVVSSNWQNDYARKTEDYALFGVPEYWIVDYLGLGGRDYIGTPKQPTLTICELEGDRYQKRLVRGDELVRSNSFPALSLTAAQIFAAGQ, from the coding sequence ATGGTTCAACTTCAGCCCCGACTGCTCAATGTTCGTAAGTTTATTGATTACTATGGCGACAACCCCCAGTACGAACTGATTGACGGAGAGCTAATCGACTTGGAACCAACTGGCATTCATGAACAGGTCGCGGCTTTCATTGGACGCAAGCTGAACGTGGCAATTGACCAACAGAATGTCCCTTTTCTCATTCCCCATCGCTGTCTGGTCAAATTATTAGCAACTGAAACTGCTTTCCGTCCTGATGTGATTGTGCTAGACCAAACTCAATTGGCACAGGAACCCCTTTGGCAGCAGGAACCTACGATTTGTCGAGGAGCTTCGATTAAGCTGATCGTTGAAGTGGTGAGCAGCAATTGGCAAAACGACTACGCTCGTAAAACGGAAGATTATGCCCTGTTCGGCGTACCCGAATATTGGATTGTCGATTATTTAGGACTGGGCGGCAGGGACTACATCGGAACTCCTAAGCAGCCTACCCTCACGATTTGCGAGTTAGAAGGCGATCGCTACCAGAAGCGTTTAGTTCGAGGCGATGAACTCGTGCGATCGAACTCATTTCCTGCCCTGAGCCTCACTGCCGCCCAAATCTTTGCTGCTGGGCAGTAG
- a CDS encoding VOC family protein produces the protein MVSSPQQEASITPQGELLRNALTSGMLRRVHHIALNVKDMAASRHFYGKVLGLRELTGSEVPETLKELFEKGEAANFETPDGTIVDLFWKPDLLPPDPDPSKCFTRAGHLAFDIDPDLFDHAVEVLRQNQIVIDHGPVSRPTGRGIYFYDPDGFLVEIRCDPKG, from the coding sequence ATGGTTTCCAGTCCTCAGCAAGAAGCATCAATTACCCCTCAGGGGGAACTGCTTCGCAACGCCCTTACATCCGGAATGCTGCGCCGAGTCCATCATATTGCGCTGAACGTGAAAGACATGGCTGCGTCGCGTCATTTTTACGGCAAGGTGCTGGGACTGCGGGAACTGACCGGATCGGAAGTGCCGGAAACGCTGAAGGAACTGTTTGAGAAAGGGGAAGCGGCGAACTTTGAAACGCCCGATGGCACGATCGTCGATTTGTTCTGGAAGCCCGATCTGCTACCGCCCGACCCTGACCCCAGCAAATGCTTTACCCGCGCCGGACATCTGGCTTTTGATATTGATCCGGACTTATTTGACCATGCGGTTGAAGTGCTGCGGCAAAACCAGATTGTGATCGATCATGGTCCTGTAAGCCGCCCGACGGGAAGGGGGATTTACTTTTACGATCCGGATGGCTTTCTAGTAGAAATTCGCTGCGATCCGAAGGGTTAA